The Oncorhynchus mykiss isolate Arlee chromosome 10, USDA_OmykA_1.1, whole genome shotgun sequence nucleotide sequence AGGAAGTGTTTGTGATCAGGTCAGTCTATAATGTACTGGGGGGAGAAAAATCATGACGCCGCCCGAGCGTGTTTGTGTACATGCACGTTGAAGATGGGGACCATTTTGTTGTAGATGGGCTGAAATATTCAAAACTGGGTTAGAGAAGTAACTTATCGTTCTGTCCATTTTCCAGGCTCTTCCTCTGGCCATTTCCAggctcctcttctcccctctctcggTCTACTCCTGGCTGGTCTCTGTGATGGTTgaactcctcttctcccctctctctgtctactcctGGCTGGTCTCTGTGATGGTTaaactcctcttctcctctctgaccctcatctcctcctccctgtattaCACCGTCCTGCTCCTGCTTGCCGGGCCCTGCTGTATCGCcaccttgtctctgtctgtgctAGTGTCCTGTCTCCGTGTAGTTATCTATATGGTTCACCTAGTGTTGGTGCTCTGTGCTTTGGCAGTGCTCGCCATCATGACTCCACACAAAATGGCCGACGTGAACGGACCCAAAATGGCCGACGTGAACGGACCCAAAATGGCCGACGTGAACGGACCCAAAATGACCGCCGGTGCCACTGCTCGTGACCAAACGTTCTACGACCAACTGAAACTGCAGCTCCGAGACTCGGACAAATCTGGGATCAGTGTTGGGTCGTAAAGGCTTCACAGCGAGGCCGAGGGCATCGTGTTAAGTCTGAAATACAGTTGATCAGTGTTTTTATTTGTTAAAGAATAAACTCCCTTCCTTTGTATCCTTTAGTCTGTTTGGTGAACTTTAGTCCCCATCATTTAATAAAGTGAATTTTAAACTGTTTTTTTGGGGGATTGTAACATTTACACCTGGAAACTGagatgtttgtgtgttttttgctgTGAGCTGACTGAGACACAGAAATACTAGAATACACAATGGCTACTtagactactctctctctcctcattctcatGATACTTGGGCTACCTGTGTAAACGCTGCCTAATCCTAAAATCAGATTATGTTTTGTCAACTCTGCACCTTTTtgtttaaaggggaaatctgtgaTTTCTACATTGTTTaggtttgtaaaaaaaaaattaaatgaatgatatacactgagtgtacaaaacattaggaacaccttcctgatattgagcTGCATTTCCTTCAGTCCTCAGTATACAGCATTCATACTGAGAgactttgtcatttcttcaaacaaccaactttttatttaatattgatttttAATCATTGCAATAATGAAGCTAGTCGACCACACACTTGCCGGGAGCTTAACTGCATTACAGACAATGCAGAGTTCTTATTTCGTAGATCAAGAAATGCTTAGTCATGGCTGGTTCCACCCCTACCATGCAGATCCAGGGGGTGGACACACACTCAaatagagcaaagtacagagaggtccttgatgaaaacctgctccagagcactcaggacctcagactgggggcgaaggttcaccttccaacaggacaacgacccaaaagcacacagccaagacaacgcaggagtggcttcgggacaagtctctgaatgtccagaAGAGGCCCAGccctgaacccaatcgaacatctctgtagagacctgaaaatagctgtgcagcgacgcttcccatccaacctgacagagcctgagaggatctgcagagaagatatgggagaaactccccaaatacaggtgtgccaagcttgtagcgtcatacccaagactcaaggctgtaatcgctgccagaggtgcttcaacaacaTACTGAGTAaaggatacttatgtaaatgtgatatttaatttttgtttattttataaatttacaaaaatgtctaaacctgtttttgctttgtcattatgggatgttgtgaTGGAAAGTACCACTTggcatatttgagtaaaagtaaaagatgcCTAAATAGAAAATTATTCAAGTtgaatgtcacccagtaaaatactacttgagtaaaagtatttgtttttttttaaatatacttaagtatcaaaaataaaagtaaaaaaataattttaaaatccTTATTAATCAAACcagataagtgtgtgaattggaccgttttcctgtcctgctaaacattctaaatgtaacatttagtacatttgggtgtcagggaaaatatatggagtaaaaaagtacattatttactttaggaatgtagtgaagtaaaagttgtcgaaaatataaatagtaaagttaggATAACCCCTAAAAAACGAATTAAGGACTTTATTTATACTGAaggactttacaccactgattatggcaccaggactcattaaggatcaggttaaatggagacaccaggactcattaaggatcaggtcaaatggagacaccaggactcattaaggatcaggttaaatggagacaccaggactcattaaggatcaggtcaaatggagacaccaggactcattaaggatcaggtcaaatggagacaccaggactcattaaggatcaggttaaatggtgttgataccaggactcattaaggatcaggtcaaatggtgttgacaccaggactcattaaggatcaggttaaatggtgttgacaccaggactcattaaggatcaggttaaatggagacaccaggactcattaaggatcaggttaaatggagacatcaggactcattaaggatcaggttaaatggagacaccaggactcattaaggatcaggttaaatggagacaccaggactcattaaggatcaggttaaatggagacaccaggactcattaaggatcaggttaaatggagacaccaggactcattaaggatcaggtcaaatggagacaccaggactcattaaggatcaggttaaatggtgttgataccaggactcattaaggatcaggtcaaatggtgttgacaccaggactcattaaggatcaggttaaatggtgttgacaccaggactcattaaggatcaggttaaatggagacaccaggactcattaaggatcaggttaaatggagacatcaggactcattaaggatcaggttaaatggagacaccaggactcattaaggatcaggttaaatggagacaccaggactcattaaggatcaggttaaatggtgttgacaccaggactcattaaggatcaggtcaaaatggagacaccaggactcattaaggatcaggtcaaaatggagacaccaggactcattaaggatcaggtcaaatggagacaccaggactcattaaggatcaggtcaaaatggagacaccaggactcattaaggatcaggtcaaatggagacaccaggactcattaaggatcaggtcaaatggagacaccaggactcattaaggatcaggtcaaaatggagacaccaggactcattaaggatcaggttaaatggagacaccaggactcattaaggatcaggtcaaatggagacaccaggactcattaaggatcaggtcaaatggagacaccaggactcattaaggatcaggtcaaatggagacaccaggactcattaaggatcaggttaaatggagacaccaggactcattaaggatcaggtcaaatggtgttgacaccaggactcattaaggatcaggttaaatggagacaccaggactcattaaggatcaggttaaatggtgttgccaggactcattaaggatcaggttaaatggtgttgacaccaggactcattaaggatcaggtcaaatggagacaccaggactcattaaggatcaggttaaatggagacaccaggactcattaaggatcaggtcaaatggagacaccaggactcattaaggatcaggttaaatggagacaccaggactcattaaggatcaggtcaaaatggagacaccaggaatcattaaggatcaggttaaatggagacaccaggactcattaaggatcaggttaaatggagacaccaggactcattaaggatcaggtcaaatggtgacaccaggactcattaaggatcaggttaaatggagacaccaggactcattaaggatcaggttaaatggtgttgacaccaggactcattaaggatcaggtcaaatggagacaccaggactcattaaggatcaggttaaatggagacaccaggactcattaaggatcaggtcaaatggagacaccaggactcattaaggatcaggttaaatggagacaccaggactcattaaggatcaggttaaatggagacaccaggactcattaaggatcaggttaaatggtgttgacaccaggactcattaaggatcaggttaaa carries:
- the LOC118936866 gene encoding uncharacterized protein LOC118936866 isoform X1; translated protein: MKTGGPLHLDRLSIRTNGLQNAHRSDVNQQGSVCDQALPLAISRLLFSPLSVYSWLVSVMVELLFSPLSVYSWLVSVMVKLLFSSLTLISSSLYYTVLLLLAGPCCIATLSLSVLVSCLRVVIYMVHLVLVLCALAVLAIMTPHKMADVNGPKMADVNGPKMADVNGPKMTAGATARDQTFYDQLKLQLRDSDKSGISVGS
- the LOC118936866 gene encoding uncharacterized protein LOC118936866 isoform X2, which gives rise to MKIVLVVALILLYVWLQNAHRSDVNQQGSVCDQALPLAISRLLFSPLSVYSWLVSVMVELLFSPLSVYSWLVSVMVKLLFSSLTLISSSLYYTVLLLLAGPCCIATLSLSVLVSCLRVVIYMVHLVLVLCALAVLAIMTPHKMADVNGPKMADVNGPKMADVNGPKMTAGATARDQTFYDQLKLQLRDSDKSGISVGS